A region of Paractinoplanes abujensis DNA encodes the following proteins:
- a CDS encoding DUF6817 domain-containing protein, with the protein MSRVDDVRAWLRERGAESIAHAGGSLYEHLNRVHDRLAAHGLSEDEQLAGLTHAAYGTDGFAVVLLEVTARRELRALVGAPAEALVYRYGGCDRDRTWRALPETQTVWSRFTGHAESPTPAQVRAFADLSIVNELDVFERSAEIAAKAGPYFRSVFPTWAPLASPSVMDDCRRVLTIG; encoded by the coding sequence ATGAGCCGAGTTGACGACGTCCGCGCGTGGTTGCGGGAAAGAGGCGCAGAGTCGATTGCGCACGCCGGCGGCTCGCTCTACGAGCACCTGAACCGCGTGCACGATCGGCTGGCCGCCCACGGGCTGAGCGAGGACGAACAGCTGGCCGGGCTCACGCATGCGGCGTACGGGACCGACGGTTTCGCCGTGGTGCTGCTCGAGGTGACCGCCCGCCGTGAGCTGCGCGCGCTCGTCGGGGCCCCGGCGGAGGCGCTGGTCTACCGATACGGCGGGTGCGACCGCGACCGTACGTGGCGGGCGCTGCCCGAGACCCAGACCGTATGGAGCCGCTTCACCGGTCACGCCGAGTCGCCGACGCCGGCCCAGGTGCGGGCCTTCGCCGACCTGAGCATCGTCAACGAGCTGGACGTCTTCGAGCGCTCGGCCGAGATCGCGGCGAAGGCCGGCCCCTACTTCCGGTCGGTGTTCCCGACGTGGGCGCCGCTGGCCTCACCCTCGGTCATGGACGACTGCCGACGGGTGCTCACCATCGGATAG
- a CDS encoding protein-L-isoaspartate O-methyltransferase family protein, which yields MAGPREGFVDRIRHGGVVLSPPLAAAFAAVPREVFVPDGFQRRDGTWAEPADPDFLDLVYSDDVLVTKVDGRTPVSSSSQPSLMALMIEALDVRPGMTVLEIGAGTGYNAALLATMGARVISIDVQEDVAGRARAAVARAGVSGVRVELGDGYAGRPDEPVDRVIVTVGVAGVSPRWQTPIVAPVEHAGTHPVLEISPGHAARVVTPAGFMVAAGPLTAARPFPAPAPPGALKDLHPYGKSRFDPPLDPPAYRDLWYAAGIWNRRATLAAVPGREQSCLVLLDEDRSGGAIVFPDGSITSSGPGGAEAAAIIDRWLERGRPPMGAWRIGLAAGGDPDSPILMPSSWEL from the coding sequence ATGGCTGGGCCGCGAGAGGGGTTCGTCGATCGGATCCGGCACGGGGGCGTCGTCCTCTCGCCGCCGCTGGCGGCCGCCTTCGCCGCGGTGCCGCGTGAGGTGTTCGTGCCCGACGGGTTCCAGCGGCGCGACGGCACGTGGGCCGAACCGGCCGACCCCGACTTCCTCGACCTCGTGTACAGCGACGACGTGCTGGTCACCAAGGTCGACGGCCGTACCCCGGTCAGCTCGTCGAGCCAGCCGTCGCTGATGGCACTCATGATCGAGGCGCTGGACGTGCGGCCCGGCATGACCGTGCTCGAGATCGGAGCCGGCACCGGCTACAACGCGGCGCTCCTGGCCACGATGGGCGCGCGGGTGATCAGCATCGACGTGCAGGAGGACGTGGCCGGCCGGGCCCGCGCCGCCGTGGCCCGCGCCGGGGTCAGCGGCGTACGGGTCGAGCTCGGGGACGGTTATGCGGGCCGGCCGGACGAGCCGGTCGACCGCGTGATCGTCACCGTGGGGGTGGCCGGTGTGTCGCCGCGGTGGCAGACCCCCATCGTGGCCCCGGTCGAGCACGCCGGCACGCACCCCGTCCTCGAGATCAGCCCCGGCCACGCGGCTCGTGTCGTCACCCCGGCCGGCTTCATGGTCGCCGCGGGTCCGCTGACGGCCGCGCGTCCGTTCCCCGCGCCCGCACCGCCGGGCGCGCTCAAAGACCTCCACCCGTACGGGAAAAGCCGTTTCGATCCCCCGCTGGATCCGCCCGCATATCGGGATCTCTGGTACGCGGCCGGCATCTGGAACCGCCGGGCGACCCTTGCCGCCGTGCCCGGCCGTGAGCAGAGCTGCCTGGTGCTGCTGGACGAGGACCGCAGCGGCGGCGCGATCGTGTTCCCGGACGGGAGCATCACCTCCAGTGGCCCCGGGGGCGCGGAGGCGGCCGCCATCATCGACCGCTGGCTGGAACGGGGCCGGCCGCCGATGGGCGCGTGGCGGATCGGTCTCGCTGCGGGCGGTGACCCCGACTCCCCGATCCTGATGCCGAGCAGCTGGGAGCTGTGA
- a CDS encoding class I SAM-dependent methyltransferase produces the protein MASTAAYDEIADWYENDFLPRSRPGDPIGVQRQLDELLGPGGGLCLEVGCGTGVHAEQIRGLGWTPVGVDLSAGMLAYGKKRLPVARADATCLPVGDGAVPAVVAMLVHTDMPDYPAVLREVGRVLRPGGVFVHVGVHPAFCGGFADRSDPAAVVIRPGYLDGHWTKDSWTDEGVRNRVGATHYPLPVLLQAVLDAGLTLTSFSEGGEPVPTTLAVRATKITP, from the coding sequence ATGGCTTCCACAGCGGCGTACGACGAGATTGCGGACTGGTACGAGAACGACTTTCTGCCCAGGTCGCGGCCCGGTGACCCGATCGGGGTGCAGCGCCAGCTCGACGAGCTGCTCGGTCCGGGTGGTGGCCTCTGCCTCGAAGTGGGCTGCGGCACCGGCGTGCACGCGGAGCAGATTCGTGGCCTGGGGTGGACACCGGTCGGGGTGGATCTGTCGGCGGGCATGCTGGCGTACGGGAAGAAAAGGCTGCCCGTGGCGCGGGCCGACGCCACTTGTCTGCCGGTCGGGGACGGCGCCGTGCCCGCTGTGGTCGCGATGCTGGTGCACACCGACATGCCCGACTACCCGGCCGTGCTGCGGGAGGTCGGCCGGGTGCTGCGGCCGGGCGGGGTGTTCGTCCACGTCGGGGTGCATCCGGCCTTCTGCGGCGGGTTCGCCGATCGCAGCGATCCCGCGGCCGTGGTGATCAGGCCGGGCTATCTGGACGGTCACTGGACGAAGGATTCGTGGACTGACGAGGGGGTGCGGAACCGGGTCGGTGCGACCCACTACCCCCTGCCCGTGCTCCTGCAAGCCGTGCTCGACGCGGGCCTGACGCTGACGAGCTTCAGCGAGGGCGGCGAGCCGGTGCCGACCACGCTGGCGGTGCGCGCGACGAAGATCACACCATGA
- a CDS encoding phospholipase D family protein, with protein MPIPDWFLSAEERGNPDSSIPRWCAGNAAEPLIHGKTYFDRLVTEVESLREGDHLFFTDWRGDPDEKMRDDGPTIAELFSAAARRGVVVKGLLWRSHLDKLAYSEEENRNLSQAIREAGGEVLLDQRVRRGGSHHQKLVVLRHPGRPELDVAFAGGIDLCHSRRDDERHLGDPQAVAMAEAYGPNPPWHDVQLALRGPVVGVLDLTFRERWNEPDDLDQHGPISTITDKLQHADMSADKLPPQPPDPPECGPLTIQTLRTYPAMRPKYDFAPNGEQSIARGYTKAIKRARRLIYLEDQYLWSTEVAQLFADALRANPDLHLVAVVPRHPDVDGAFALPPNQIGREKAIELCTSAAPDRVHIFDLENEAGTPIYVHAKVCVVDDVWCSVGSDNFNRRSWTHDSELSNAILDDTRDERQPVDPAGLGDQARRFPRELRLTLAGEHLCRTEHTDLIDPADFVREMTGAADALKKWADGGRTGLRPPGRLMPHSIERLSWFQRWWASPVYRLVYDPDGRRWRDRLANRW; from the coding sequence GTGCCAATTCCGGACTGGTTTCTCAGTGCAGAGGAGCGCGGCAACCCGGACTCCTCCATACCCAGATGGTGCGCCGGAAACGCGGCCGAACCGCTTATTCACGGCAAAACATATTTTGACCGTCTGGTGACGGAGGTGGAAAGTCTCCGCGAGGGTGACCACCTGTTCTTCACCGACTGGCGGGGCGACCCCGACGAGAAGATGCGCGACGACGGCCCGACGATCGCCGAGTTGTTCAGCGCGGCGGCCCGGCGGGGCGTGGTCGTCAAGGGTCTGCTGTGGCGCTCCCACCTCGACAAGCTCGCCTACAGCGAGGAGGAGAACCGCAACCTCAGCCAGGCGATCCGCGAGGCCGGCGGTGAGGTCCTGCTCGACCAGCGCGTCCGCCGGGGCGGTTCGCACCACCAGAAGCTGGTCGTGCTGCGTCACCCGGGCCGCCCCGAACTCGACGTGGCGTTCGCCGGCGGCATCGACCTGTGTCACAGCCGCCGTGACGACGAACGGCACCTCGGTGATCCGCAGGCGGTGGCCATGGCCGAGGCGTACGGGCCGAACCCGCCCTGGCACGACGTGCAGCTGGCGCTGCGCGGGCCGGTCGTGGGGGTGCTCGACCTGACGTTCCGCGAGCGCTGGAACGAGCCCGACGATCTCGACCAGCACGGCCCGATCTCCACGATCACCGACAAGCTGCAGCACGCCGACATGAGCGCCGACAAACTGCCGCCGCAGCCGCCCGACCCGCCCGAGTGCGGGCCGCTGACGATCCAGACGTTGCGGACCTACCCGGCGATGCGCCCGAAGTACGACTTCGCGCCGAACGGCGAGCAGAGCATCGCCCGCGGCTACACCAAGGCGATCAAGCGGGCCCGGCGGCTCATCTACCTGGAGGACCAGTATCTGTGGTCCACCGAGGTGGCCCAGCTGTTCGCCGACGCGCTGCGGGCCAACCCCGACCTGCACCTGGTGGCCGTCGTGCCGCGGCACCCCGATGTGGACGGTGCGTTCGCGCTGCCGCCCAATCAGATCGGCCGCGAGAAGGCGATTGAGCTGTGCACGTCGGCCGCGCCCGACCGCGTGCACATCTTCGACCTCGAGAACGAGGCCGGCACGCCGATCTACGTGCACGCCAAGGTGTGCGTGGTGGACGACGTGTGGTGCAGCGTGGGCAGCGACAACTTCAACCGCCGGTCCTGGACGCACGACAGTGAGCTGTCCAACGCGATCCTCGACGACACACGCGACGAGCGGCAGCCCGTCGACCCGGCGGGGCTGGGTGACCAGGCGCGACGGTTCCCGCGGGAGCTGCGTCTGACGCTGGCCGGCGAACACCTGTGCCGCACCGAGCACACCGACCTGATCGATCCGGCCGACTTCGTCCGCGAGATGACCGGGGCGGCCGACGCGCTGAAGAAGTGGGCCGACGGCGGCCGTACGGGGTTGCGCCCACCGGGCCGCCTGATGCCGCACTCGATCGAGCGCCTCTCCTGGTTCCAGCGGTGGTGGGCGTCCCCGGTCTACCGGCTGGTCTACGACCCGGACGGGCGGCGCTGGCGGGATCGGCTGGCCAACCGATGGTGA
- a CDS encoding phosphotransferase produces the protein MKRIVTLVLVRPDGTVLGQAEPFEADVPWWQEVSGFGSGLQVLRLLGADRPAPPGGHVTYLAEVTGAFPGKINPVSPYEVGPHPRRAPYAEVGGPTASISWATGIVPGTTAHQQRTWNLSAIWRLDDKDGHPVAWLKQVPRFFGHEAYALRMVAEVAPQLVPRLIADGEDGRVLLAHAPGEDRYGAGPEVCARIAEAFHPIQAHFAAHPAPLAGIPDARLTVEPFARVAEPHYASIPGLRRLIDDLPARFAAIAACGLPDTLVHGDLHPGNARTDDEGRLTIMDWGDCTYGNPVFDILRLTDGRTGGFAPHDETLAAWADRWKQTVPGCDPVRAAELMRPVAPLRSALVYAAFLDHIEPTEWPYHAADVPERLAAAVAETVP, from the coding sequence CCCGTGGTGGCAGGAGGTCAGCGGCTTCGGCTCCGGCCTGCAGGTGCTGCGGCTGCTCGGCGCCGATCGCCCGGCGCCGCCCGGCGGTCACGTCACCTACCTGGCCGAGGTCACCGGTGCTTTCCCCGGCAAGATCAACCCCGTTTCCCCGTACGAGGTGGGGCCGCACCCCCGCCGGGCCCCGTACGCGGAGGTGGGCGGTCCCACCGCCTCGATCTCGTGGGCGACCGGCATCGTGCCCGGCACCACCGCCCACCAGCAGCGCACCTGGAACCTGTCGGCGATCTGGCGGCTCGACGACAAGGACGGACACCCGGTCGCCTGGCTCAAACAGGTGCCCCGGTTCTTCGGCCACGAGGCCTATGCGTTGCGGATGGTCGCCGAAGTCGCCCCGCAGCTGGTCCCGAGACTGATCGCCGACGGCGAGGACGGCCGGGTGCTGCTGGCCCACGCCCCCGGCGAGGATCGTTACGGCGCCGGCCCGGAGGTGTGCGCGCGGATCGCCGAGGCGTTCCATCCGATCCAGGCCCATTTCGCGGCCCACCCGGCCCCGCTGGCCGGCATCCCCGACGCCCGGCTCACGGTCGAGCCGTTCGCGCGGGTGGCCGAGCCGCACTACGCGTCGATCCCCGGCCTGCGGCGGCTCATCGACGACCTGCCCGCCCGGTTCGCCGCGATCGCCGCGTGCGGCCTGCCCGACACCCTGGTGCACGGCGACCTGCATCCCGGCAACGCCCGCACCGACGACGAGGGCCGGCTGACCATCATGGACTGGGGCGACTGCACGTACGGGAATCCGGTCTTCGACATCCTGCGGCTCACCGACGGCCGCACCGGCGGTTTCGCGCCCCACGACGAGACGCTCGCGGCCTGGGCCGACCGCTGGAAACAGACCGTGCCCGGCTGCGATCCGGTGCGCGCGGCGGAGCTGATGCGACCGGTGGCCCCGCTGCGCTCGGCGCTCGTCTACGCTGCGTTCCTCGACCACATCGAGCCCACGGAATGGCCCTATCACGCCGCTGACGTGCCGGAACGTCTGGCTGCGGCGGTCGCCGAAACGGTTCCATAA
- a CDS encoding aminopeptidase, with translation MVVIERFAELVVRGGINVQPGQGVVLYTDTAHLEIARALTEAAYAAGAGWVEPIWSDGPMRRSAVRHATIENLSAVRPWALARIEEWRDAGAAWIRLLGEADPHLLDGLDPAKVAASPAEETQAMRRAVFNGMRWTVVGAPNPGWAREVFGEPDVERLWEAVGTAMRLDLDDPVAAWRERAEMLAERGRQLDALELTELRYAGEGTDLTVGLLPDSRWKGGGLIDADGIPYLPNIPTEEVFTSPDRRRAEGVIRVTRPVVIAGQVITGLRVTFAGGQITEVTADDNADVVRAHLDTDEGARRLGEVALVDRDSRIARTGVVFHNMLFDENAACHVAWGQSFPFAIAGGGAMTEQQRAGLGLNMSSVHTDVVIGGEGISVTGRGPRGTVEIIRDDEWVL, from the coding sequence ATGGTAGTGATCGAGCGGTTCGCGGAGCTTGTCGTGCGGGGTGGCATCAACGTCCAGCCGGGGCAGGGTGTGGTGCTGTATACCGATACGGCCCATCTCGAGATCGCCCGAGCCCTGACCGAGGCGGCGTACGCGGCGGGCGCCGGCTGGGTCGAGCCGATCTGGTCGGACGGCCCGATGCGCCGCTCCGCCGTGCGGCACGCCACGATCGAGAACCTTTCCGCCGTACGTCCGTGGGCCCTCGCCCGCATCGAGGAGTGGCGCGACGCCGGGGCCGCGTGGATCCGGCTGCTCGGCGAGGCCGATCCGCACCTGCTCGACGGTCTCGACCCGGCCAAGGTCGCCGCCTCCCCGGCTGAGGAGACGCAGGCCATGCGCCGGGCCGTGTTCAACGGCATGCGCTGGACCGTCGTCGGCGCGCCCAACCCGGGCTGGGCGCGCGAGGTCTTCGGTGAGCCCGACGTCGAGCGGCTGTGGGAGGCCGTCGGTACGGCCATGCGCCTCGACCTCGACGACCCGGTGGCCGCGTGGCGGGAGCGGGCCGAGATGCTGGCCGAGCGGGGCCGTCAGCTCGACGCGCTGGAGCTGACCGAGCTGCGCTACGCCGGCGAGGGCACCGACCTGACCGTCGGGTTGCTGCCGGACAGCCGCTGGAAGGGTGGCGGCCTGATCGACGCCGACGGCATTCCGTACCTGCCCAACATCCCGACCGAGGAGGTCTTCACCAGCCCCGACCGGCGCCGCGCGGAGGGTGTGATCCGGGTGACCCGGCCCGTTGTCATCGCCGGTCAGGTGATCACCGGCCTGCGCGTGACGTTCGCGGGCGGGCAGATCACCGAGGTCACCGCCGACGACAACGCCGACGTGGTGCGGGCCCACCTCGACACCGACGAGGGCGCGCGGCGGCTGGGCGAGGTCGCCCTGGTCGACCGGGACAGCCGGATCGCCCGGACCGGGGTGGTGTTCCACAACATGCTGTTCGACGAGAACGCGGCCTGCCACGTGGCGTGGGGTCAGAGCTTCCCGTTCGCGATCGCCGGGGGCGGCGCGATGACCGAGCAGCAGCGGGCCGGCCTCGGGCTGAACATGTCGAGCGTGCACACCGACGTGGTGATCGGGGGCGAGGGCATCTCGGTCACGGGTCGCGGCCCCCGCGGTACGGTCGAGATCATCCGCGACGACGAATGGGTGCTGTGA
- a CDS encoding pirin family protein, whose protein sequence is MPAITVDDVLVLPRLPQLDPAATSFRPVRRLTTAPSGYEGEGFPVRRAFAGVPLNELDPFIHLDQMGEVDYAPGEPKGTPWHPHRGFETVTYMIDGIMDHQDSLGSGGTIANGDTQWMTAGQGILHIEAPPEHLVTSGGLFHGLQLWVNLPRAAKMITPKYQDIRGREAGLLTTPDGGSLIRVIAGEVGGHAGPGSTFTPINLAHVTLQPGARLDLPWQPDYNALVYVLAGRGTVGAEARPIHIGQLAAHGPGDAIRVTADATQDSNIPAMELFIMGGRPIREPVAHYGPFVMNTQAELKQAFEDFQKGRLGVIPAERMPHTD, encoded by the coding sequence ATGCCCGCCATCACCGTCGACGACGTCCTCGTCCTGCCGCGACTGCCTCAGCTCGACCCCGCCGCCACGAGCTTCCGTCCCGTCCGCCGCCTGACCACCGCCCCCAGCGGATACGAGGGTGAGGGCTTCCCCGTACGGCGGGCGTTCGCCGGGGTGCCGCTCAACGAGCTCGACCCGTTCATCCACCTCGACCAGATGGGCGAGGTCGACTACGCGCCGGGCGAGCCGAAGGGCACCCCGTGGCACCCGCACCGCGGCTTCGAGACGGTGACCTACATGATCGACGGGATCATGGACCACCAGGACTCGCTGGGCAGCGGCGGCACGATCGCCAACGGCGACACCCAGTGGATGACCGCCGGCCAGGGCATTCTGCACATCGAGGCGCCGCCCGAGCACCTGGTGACCAGCGGTGGCCTGTTCCACGGCCTGCAGCTCTGGGTCAACCTGCCCCGCGCGGCCAAGATGATCACCCCGAAGTACCAGGACATCCGCGGTCGTGAGGCCGGCCTGCTGACCACCCCCGACGGCGGCAGCCTGATCCGGGTGATCGCGGGCGAGGTCGGCGGCCACGCCGGGCCCGGCTCCACCTTCACCCCGATCAACCTGGCCCACGTCACCCTGCAGCCCGGCGCGCGGCTCGACCTGCCCTGGCAGCCCGACTACAACGCGCTGGTCTACGTGCTGGCCGGCCGGGGCACGGTCGGCGCCGAGGCCCGCCCGATCCACATCGGCCAGCTGGCCGCGCACGGCCCGGGCGACGCCATCCGGGTCACCGCCGACGCCACGCAGGACTCGAACATCCCGGCCATGGAACTGTTCATCATGGGCGGCCGCCCGATCCGCGAGCCGGTGGCCCACTACGGCCCGTTCGTCATGAACACCCAGGCCGAACTCAAGCAGGCCTTCGAGGACTTCCAGAAGGGCCGCCTGGGCGTCATCCCGGCCGAGCGGATGCCGCACACCGACTGA
- a CDS encoding NAD-dependent epimerase/dehydratase family protein, translating to MRVLVLGGTGFVGRAVTELLDEPTLFNRGTDDTLFPGAERRRGDRETGDYASLATGAWDAVVDTTAYFPWQVRQTMDALGDRVGRYLFVSSHAVFAGAGPELRPAITDATPPLTNDTYGPSKVACEQEVVARFGDRATIVRPVKVAGPHDNQNGLTDWVRAALRGGRFELPGDPAQPVQLVDSRDLARLVLTLLTEDRGGAFTAAGPTTDLAGLMAICAAAAGTQVEVVPVSADTHFPLVKPRELWVTQNREPAEGQTVTPLETTVRDVLAWLAGSTTGSSKSHGS from the coding sequence ATGCGAGTTCTGGTCCTGGGGGGCACCGGTTTCGTGGGGCGAGCCGTCACCGAGCTGCTCGACGAGCCGACCCTGTTCAACCGCGGCACGGACGACACGCTGTTCCCCGGCGCCGAGCGGCGGCGCGGCGACCGCGAGACCGGTGACTACGCGTCGCTGGCCACCGGCGCGTGGGACGCGGTGGTCGACACGACCGCCTACTTCCCGTGGCAGGTGCGCCAGACGATGGACGCGCTGGGCGACCGCGTGGGGCGTTATCTGTTCGTGTCGAGTCACGCCGTGTTCGCCGGGGCCGGGCCCGAGCTGCGCCCCGCGATCACCGACGCCACGCCGCCGCTGACCAACGACACGTACGGCCCGTCCAAAGTGGCCTGCGAGCAGGAGGTGGTCGCCCGCTTCGGCGACCGCGCGACGATCGTGCGCCCGGTGAAGGTGGCCGGCCCGCACGACAACCAGAACGGCCTCACCGACTGGGTCCGCGCGGCCCTGCGCGGCGGCCGTTTCGAGCTGCCCGGCGACCCGGCCCAGCCCGTGCAACTGGTCGATTCCCGCGACCTGGCCCGCCTGGTGCTCACGCTGCTGACCGAGGACCGCGGCGGCGCTTTCACGGCGGCCGGCCCGACCACAGACCTGGCCGGCCTGATGGCGATCTGCGCCGCGGCGGCGGGCACGCAGGTCGAGGTCGTGCCGGTGTCCGCAGACACGCATTTCCCGCTGGTCAAGCCGCGCGAGCTCTGGGTCACCCAGAACCGGGAGCCCGCCGAGGGTCAGACGGTGACACCACTCGAGACAACCGTTCGCGACGTGCTGGCCTGGCTCGCCGGCAGCACTACTGGGTCGTCGAAGTCCCATGGCTCCTGA
- a CDS encoding sel1 repeat family protein — MSDPDIAADAQFTEELMWLYEAAGSPTHEALSRAAMRWDPPVKLAKQTLSDWLTGKSVPADPGTVQRLTSHLTVLARRRSTFVARPVDWRQLHANAKAARRSSRRRSEDPERGPAREAPDVPADESQDAHALPYGDPGPSPLGLPVAECDPIALEVHRAIDIPGSDRQSILPAYVERAHDRRLRRIADEVLAGARRMITLVGESSTGKTRACWELVQYIGSRSPEPWRIWHPFDPTRPEAAAEDIGRVGARTIVWLNEAQLYLAPPDSRLGERVAAGLRTLLAAKDAGPVLVLATMWPNHWTALTGRPETGLADPQAQARELLGGTDIDVPDAFTAADQAGLAGRDDPQLNHARAYASGGRITQYLAGAPLLLDRYLKARPAARAVLDVAIDARRLGHPPAIPLALLEQAAPGYLDDDQWARDGRSGWLEEVLDHLAVPCNGARGPLTSLRPRPGEPHANNGLMYRLADYLEQVCTPSRLGVYPPPSFWHAAVSVIEDVPTLQAFGQAAERRGRYRHAALLYRAAAELGDIDALVAVARLRDQAGDKAGAARIYEQAGRHEHAGALTVLAFQRERAGDLPAASDLYRQAAGHGDARAARALARLGGNAAEPPGNGDAADGAPGLETSGSLSPAERTPTSDPRRARPARTEAPFNRGDAGRLRQRSVDRAAVVLADLTRERENENDHEGAEAAAYRAADLGYTGILSRLALRREASGDVSGAIRLGRAAADRGNPVILSSLGRRRERAGHLAEATDLYCEAANRGDLNALVHLALLLESSSDTDGAHNVRRFGIGADGAPQEPWDFDDPVVLPASQASTSRTVVSSGVTV; from the coding sequence ATGAGCGATCCGGACATCGCGGCGGACGCGCAGTTCACCGAAGAGTTGATGTGGCTCTACGAGGCGGCCGGCTCACCAACGCATGAGGCGCTGAGCAGGGCCGCTATGCGCTGGGACCCGCCGGTCAAGCTGGCCAAGCAGACACTCAGTGACTGGCTGACCGGCAAGTCGGTGCCCGCGGATCCAGGAACCGTCCAACGCCTGACCAGTCATCTGACCGTGTTGGCCCGCCGCCGATCGACGTTCGTCGCCCGTCCGGTCGACTGGCGGCAGCTCCACGCGAACGCAAAGGCCGCGCGTCGAAGCTCCCGCCGCCGATCCGAGGATCCTGAACGAGGACCGGCACGGGAGGCACCAGACGTCCCAGCCGACGAGTCACAGGACGCGCACGCACTGCCGTACGGCGATCCCGGGCCATCGCCGTTGGGGCTTCCGGTCGCTGAATGCGACCCGATCGCACTTGAGGTTCACCGAGCCATCGATATCCCCGGGAGTGACCGGCAATCGATCCTGCCGGCGTACGTCGAACGAGCGCACGATCGGCGGCTCCGGCGCATCGCCGATGAAGTCTTGGCTGGAGCACGGCGGATGATCACGCTCGTTGGCGAGTCATCGACCGGAAAGACGCGCGCCTGCTGGGAGCTTGTGCAATACATCGGCAGCCGAAGTCCGGAACCATGGCGGATCTGGCATCCGTTCGATCCGACCCGGCCCGAGGCGGCGGCAGAAGACATCGGACGAGTCGGCGCGCGCACGATCGTCTGGCTGAACGAGGCCCAGCTGTATCTGGCTCCGCCGGACTCACGCCTCGGTGAACGGGTGGCCGCGGGTCTGCGCACCCTCCTGGCTGCCAAGGACGCAGGTCCCGTTCTGGTGCTGGCAACCATGTGGCCGAACCACTGGACAGCCCTCACCGGCCGCCCGGAAACGGGTCTGGCCGACCCCCAGGCTCAGGCGCGTGAACTGCTCGGCGGCACCGACATCGACGTGCCGGACGCGTTCACTGCCGCTGACCAGGCTGGTCTGGCCGGCCGCGATGACCCTCAGTTGAACCACGCGCGCGCCTACGCGTCGGGCGGCCGGATCACTCAATACCTGGCCGGGGCGCCGCTCCTGCTCGACCGCTATCTCAAAGCGCGGCCGGCCGCGCGGGCGGTTCTCGATGTGGCCATCGACGCGCGGCGTCTCGGTCATCCTCCAGCGATCCCCCTCGCGCTGCTCGAGCAGGCGGCACCGGGATATCTCGACGACGACCAATGGGCACGGGACGGCCGTAGCGGCTGGCTCGAAGAAGTCCTCGACCACCTGGCGGTGCCCTGCAACGGCGCCCGTGGACCGTTGACCAGTCTGCGCCCCCGTCCTGGCGAACCGCACGCGAACAATGGCCTGATGTACCGGCTGGCGGACTATCTGGAACAGGTCTGCACTCCGTCACGGCTCGGCGTGTACCCGCCGCCGAGCTTCTGGCATGCCGCCGTGTCCGTCATCGAGGATGTTCCTACGCTGCAGGCATTCGGCCAGGCCGCCGAACGCCGTGGCCGTTACCGGCACGCCGCACTGCTCTACCGAGCGGCTGCCGAGCTGGGTGACATCGACGCTCTTGTCGCCGTCGCACGACTACGCGACCAAGCAGGTGACAAAGCCGGGGCTGCCCGGATCTACGAACAGGCCGGCCGTCACGAGCATGCCGGAGCTCTGACTGTTCTCGCCTTCCAGCGCGAGCGAGCCGGCGACCTTCCTGCCGCCTCTGACCTTTATCGGCAGGCCGCCGGCCACGGCGATGCTCGTGCGGCACGGGCGCTGGCTCGGCTCGGTGGCAATGCGGCCGAGCCGCCGGGCAATGGCGATGCCGCTGACGGGGCTCCGGGCCTCGAGACGAGCGGGAGCCTCTCTCCGGCCGAGCGGACTCCGACGAGCGACCCACGCCGCGCACGTCCTGCCAGAACCGAAGCCCCGTTCAACCGCGGCGATGCGGGGCGGCTACGTCAACGGTCCGTTGACCGAGCCGCCGTCGTGCTCGCCGATCTGACCCGGGAACGCGAGAACGAGAACGATCACGAGGGCGCGGAAGCGGCCGCGTATCGGGCTGCCGACCTCGGCTACACCGGCATTCTGAGCCGGCTGGCGCTGCGGCGTGAGGCGTCCGGCGACGTGTCCGGGGCTATTCGTCTGGGCCGCGCGGCGGCCGATCGAGGGAACCCCGTCATTTTGAGCAGCCTCGGCCGGCGGCGGGAGCGGGCCGGTCACTTGGCCGAAGCCACGGATCTATATTGCGAAGCCGCGAATCGCGGCGATCTCAACGCCTTGGTTCATCTGGCTCTGCTGCTCGAATCATCCAGCGACACCGACGGCGCGCACAATGTCCGTCGTTTCGGCATAGGCGCCGACGGAGCGCCTCAGGAGCCATGGGACTTCGACGACCCAGTAGTGCTGCCGGCGAGCCAGGCCAGCACGTCGCGAACGGTTGTCTCGAGTGGTGTCACCGTCTGA